CATCCTGCGCCACAAGACCTGCGGCCACGACCTGCAGCCCCGCATCGCCTGCGGCTGCTGCAACGAGATGGTCCGCCCGCGCGACGTCGAGGTGGTCTTCGCCGAGAACCGCGCCACGGTGGGCGAGGTCATGCCGGGCAAGGACGACGCGGCGTAAAAGGCCGCCGGAGATTCAACCTCGCGTGACCTGATCAGGCCAGGACGGCGGTCGTCGACTGGATGAAGCCGCCGCCCAGGACGCGCTCGTCGTCGGCCTGGTCGTAGAGGACGCAGGCCTGGCCGGGGGCGACGCCTTCCTCGCCCTGGTCGAACACGACCTGGACCGCGCCGTCCTGGAAAGCCAGGCGGGCGGGGGAGGGCTGGCGCGTCGAGCGGACGCGGGCCAGGACCGGGGCGCCGTCGCGGGCGGCTTCCTCGATGGTGGCCTGGTCGCCCAGCCAGTTGGTTTCCTCCAGCGTCAGGCTGGCGGTCAGCAGGGCTTCTCGCGGGCCGACGATGACCTGGCGCTTTTCAGGGTCCAGCTTGACCACGAACAGGGGCTCGCCCACGGCGACGTTCAGGCCCCGGCGCTGGCCGATGGTGTAGTCGGTGATGCCCGAGTGGCGACCCAGCACCCGACCATCCATGTGGACGATGTCGCCGGCCTCGCGGCCCTGCGGCCGCAGACGGTCGATCAGGGTGCGATAGTCGCCGGTCGGCACGAAGCAGATGTCCTGGCTGTCCGGCTTGGCCGCGATGCGCAGACCCAGCGACGCGGCCACGCCCCGCACCTGGGGCTTCTCCAGATCGGCCAGGGGGAAGCGCAGATAGTCCAACTGATCCTGCGTCGTGGCGAACAGGAAGTAGGACTGGTCGCGCGAATGATCGACCGCCTTGCGCATCTGCGAGCGGTTGCCGTGCGTCGCGCGGCGGACGTAGTGGCCGGTCGCCATCGCCTCAGCGCCCAGATCGCGGGCGACGTCCAGCAGGTCGCGAAACTTCACCGTCTGATTGCAGCGGATGCAGGGGACCGGCGTCTGGCCCTTCAGATAGGAGTCGGCGAACTGGTCGATCACCGCGTCCTTGAAACGGCTTTCATAGTCGAGGACGTAGTGCGGGATGCCGATCGTGTCGGCGGCCAGGCGGGCGTCGTGAATGTCCTGGCCGGCGCAGCAGGCGCCCTTCTTCTTCAGCGCCTCGCCGTGGTCGTAGAGCTGGAGCGTCACGCCGACGACGTCATAGCCCGCCTTGTGCAGCAGGGCGGCGACGACGGTGGAATCCACCCCGCCGGACATGGCGGCGACCACGCGCGCGCCCTGCGGCAGGCCCACGGCCTGTCGCACGCTCTCGATCGCGGCGTCCATGTCGGCTTGCGACATGGGGGCGATGTCGGGAACGGGGCAGAGGATGTCGTCGGTCAGGGCGTCCATGGTCATCGCCGCCATTTAGGCCTTAAGGCGCGCGATTTCGAGGCCTGGCGGCCGAGGGATGGCGACTTGTGGTTCCGTCCGCCTCCACCTTGACCAAGAAACGGAACCAATGCGGGGCGGAATTTTGAGAACGAAGCACCTGGGTGTGACCGAAGGCGATGGCTTTTTCGGCCTGGCCGCAGGGCGGAGGCGGAGCGTTCACGATCTCGCATTGCGTGGCGGGGGCGTCGTTCGCACCAAGGCATTCCAGCCAGACGACGACCTCTTGCGGCGTGCAGGAGGAGGCAGGACGAGGGCTCGCGCACCCGGCCATCAGCGCCAGGGCGCTTGCGATGATCAGGATCGGCGGTTTCATTCCTCCCCCCAGACATGAAAAAGGCCGCTCCATCAGGAGCGGCCCGTGATCATGGGTCAAGCCGAAGCTCAGTCCCGG
The nucleotide sequence above comes from Brevundimonas naejangsanensis. Encoded proteins:
- the mnmA gene encoding tRNA 2-thiouridine(34) synthase MnmA; this translates as MSQADMDAAIESVRQAVGLPQGARVVAAMSGGVDSTVVAALLHKAGYDVVGVTLQLYDHGEALKKKGACCAGQDIHDARLAADTIGIPHYVLDYESRFKDAVIDQFADSYLKGQTPVPCIRCNQTVKFRDLLDVARDLGAEAMATGHYVRRATHGNRSQMRKAVDHSRDQSYFLFATTQDQLDYLRFPLADLEKPQVRGVAASLGLRIAAKPDSQDICFVPTGDYRTLIDRLRPQGREAGDIVHMDGRVLGRHSGITDYTIGQRRGLNVAVGEPLFVVKLDPEKRQVIVGPREALLTASLTLEETNWLGDQATIEEAARDGAPVLARVRSTRQPSPARLAFQDGAVQVVFDQGEEGVAPGQACVLYDQADDERVLGGGFIQSTTAVLA